The following is a genomic window from Rhizobium sp. NRK18.
GCCGACGCCATTTACGAGGTGACGGCCGTGCTCGACGGAAAGCTGCTGGATTACGCCGGCCATGCCGCCCGCCTGAAGCGGTCGCTGGGCGAAATCGGCATCAGCAGCCCGCTATCCGACGACGACATGCTGGCCGTGCACCGCGAGATTGTCGAACGCAACGGCCTGCGGGAAGGCCTTATCTACCTGCAGCTGTCGCGCGGGGTTGCCGACCGCGATTTCGTCTTCGAGGAAGACATGCAGCCGACGCTCAGCCTCTTCACCCAGGCAAAGTCGGTGATCGACAATCCCAAGGCGAAGACCGGGATTTCCGTCGTGACGCTCGAGGATCAGCGCTGGAAGCGATGCGACATCAAGACGGTTCAGCTGCTCTATCCGAGCCTTGCCAAGATGGAGGCAAAGCGCCGAGGCGCCGACGACGCCTGGCTCGTCGCCGATGGTCTGGTGACGGAGGCGAGCTCGGCGACCGCGCATATCGTCACCCGCGACGGACGGCTGGTGACGCGGCCATTGGGACGGGAAATCCTGCCTGGAATCACAAGGTCATCCGTGATCGATCTCGCCCGTGAGGCCGGGATGCCGGTCGAGGAACGCGCGTTTACACCAGACGAGGCAAAAAGCGCCGGCGAAGCCTTCATCACCTCGGCGACCAACTTCGTGCTTCCCGTCGTCGAAATCGATGGTGTTCCGATCGGCACCGGAAAGCCCGGACAGGCGGCGGCAAACCTCCGCAATCTCTACATCGAAAGCCGCCGCAGGGGGGCTATCTGACGACTGTCGCCGTCGTCCCCGGGCGGCGGTGACACGTCCGAATGCATGCGAAGACCGTCAGTGCCCGAAGCTCGTCGCTTCCGCCATCGTCCGTTTGAGGTCGGCGATGAAGGCGTGGACCAGACGCGAGCGCGGCACGCCCTTGCGGGTGATCAGGCAGGCGGCGACTTCGACCGGTGGCTGGAACGGCAGGAGAGTGACCCGGTCGGCGTCGCGGGCGGCGGCGCTGTAGGGATCGACGACCGCGATGCCGAGCCCGGCGCCGGCAAGGACCGTGGCCGTAGAGCAGTAGCGGACCTCCACCCGGGGATCGTAGATCGATTCGTCGTGTTCAAACGCCTGCCGCAGCATCTGGCCTATGCGGGATTCCGCTTCGAGGCCGATAAAGGACCCGGAGGTGAGGTTCCTGGCCGAAATGCTGTTTTCCCCGGCGAGCGGCTGCTCCTTCGGCACCAGCGCGACGAGATGTCCCGTGGATAGTTGCTCGATATTGACCGAGGGGTTCTTCCGGTCGAGCGCCAGCCCGAGCCCGAGGTCTGCCGTCCCGTTCTGCACGGCTTCGATGACATGCTCCAGCCGACGGACGTCATAGGACACCATCACGTCCGGACGGGTGGAGAGGAAGTGCTTGAGCGCAAGCGGCGCGACCGTATGCCCAAGCGGCGGCGTGGCGATGATCCTCAGGCGGCCGGAAAGACCCTGGCGGATGCTGCGCGCGCGGTTCGAAAACGATCGCAGCAGGCCGAAGACCGGCCGCACTTCCTCATACAATTGGAGCGCTTCTTCCGTCGGCTGCAGGCGCCGGTGAAGGCGTTCGAACAGGGTGACGCCGAGCTGGCTTTCCAGCTGTCGGATGCCGTTCGAAACGGCCGGCTGGGAAATGCCGAGCTGTTCGGCCGCCTCCACCGTCGTCTCGCAGCGCATCATCGCCCCGAAGATTTCGAGCAGTCTCAGCGAAACGTCGGTGTCCGGGGTATCGTCCTTCATGGGAGCCTGGTTACCATGTCGCCGAAGGCCACGGCGACCGCAGCCTGCGTCGGATCGATGACGGGCAGCGACAGTGCGGCTTCGAGCCTCTGGCGATGTCCGGACATGCCGGCACAGCCGAGAACGATCGCGCCGGCCCCCATCCTTTTCAGCTCTTCGCCGGCTTCCAGCAGGCCGGCAAAGCTTTCCTCGCCATGACCGCTATCGGCAACGCTGATATTGCCGCTGAGCGCGACTTCGCCGGCAAGCCTTTGCTCGACGCCCAGCCGGCGAAGGGTGCGCAGGTGACGCGGTATGGATGCCGGAGAGACGGCGATCACGCCGAAACTGTCGGCAGCGGCAAGCGCGGTCAGCGCGCCGGCATCCTGGATGCCGTAGACCGGGACCTTGGTCAGCGATCGGGCAAGATCCAGCCCGGGCTGCGAATAGCAGGCAATGACGAAGGCGCCGGCATCCGGCCGTGCCTCGACGACCTTGCCGACATTGAGCGCCGCCTCGTCGAGGTGGCGCTGTGTGATCACGCCGGGTGGCCCCTCGGCGATCGTCAGGCATTCGATGGCGATGCCGGGGTGATGCATGAAGCCGGCAAGGGCCTCGCGCAGGCCTTCGGTTACCGTTTCCGAGCTGTTGGGATTGATGACGACGATTGGGCGTTTCATGAGTGAATATCCATTCCGAGCGCCTCAAGAACCTGCATTTCCTTCGCCTTGTAACCGGGGCGACCGCCAAGATCGGTCGGCGCCCTGGCGATGAAGCGCCCGCGTCCGCGGCTTGCGACAAGGGTGCCCTTGTCGACGATCAGTTCACCATGGTTGATGACCGTTTCCGGCCAGCCGGTCACGACAAGTCCCTCGAAGGGGGTGTAGTCCATGTTGTCATGCTGGTCGGCGGCCGTGACAGTGCGCGTTTCATCGGGATTCCAGAT
Proteins encoded in this region:
- a CDS encoding D-amino-acid transaminase, coding for MTRIVYLNGDWLAEGEAKVSIFDRGYLFADAIYEVTAVLDGKLLDYAGHAARLKRSLGEIGISSPLSDDDMLAVHREIVERNGLREGLIYLQLSRGVADRDFVFEEDMQPTLSLFTQAKSVIDNPKAKTGISVVTLEDQRWKRCDIKTVQLLYPSLAKMEAKRRGADDAWLVADGLVTEASSATAHIVTRDGRLVTRPLGREILPGITRSSVIDLAREAGMPVEERAFTPDEAKSAGEAFITSATNFVLPVVEIDGVPIGTGKPGQAAANLRNLYIESRRRGAI
- a CDS encoding LysR family transcriptional regulator; the encoded protein is MKDDTPDTDVSLRLLEIFGAMMRCETTVEAAEQLGISQPAVSNGIRQLESQLGVTLFERLHRRLQPTEEALQLYEEVRPVFGLLRSFSNRARSIRQGLSGRLRIIATPPLGHTVAPLALKHFLSTRPDVMVSYDVRRLEHVIEAVQNGTADLGLGLALDRKNPSVNIEQLSTGHLVALVPKEQPLAGENSISARNLTSGSFIGLEAESRIGQMLRQAFEHDESIYDPRVEVRYCSTATVLAGAGLGIAVVDPYSAAARDADRVTLLPFQPPVEVAACLITRKGVPRSRLVHAFIADLKRTMAEATSFGH
- a CDS encoding aspartate/glutamate racemase family protein; protein product: MKRPIVVINPNSSETVTEGLREALAGFMHHPGIAIECLTIAEGPPGVITQRHLDEAALNVGKVVEARPDAGAFVIACYSQPGLDLARSLTKVPVYGIQDAGALTALAAADSFGVIAVSPASIPRHLRTLRRLGVEQRLAGEVALSGNISVADSGHGEESFAGLLEAGEELKRMGAGAIVLGCAGMSGHRQRLEAALSLPVIDPTQAAVAVAFGDMVTRLP